Part of the Ruegeria sp. AD91A genome, CGCAGGTTGGGGCGGGGTCGCCAGCTCTTCCGCGGCGCTTTGGGATGGCCGGTTGGCGCGCACTTCTTTGGCCAATTCAAGCCGTGCGGTCAGAGGCATATCGGGTAATCCGACGGCCCCGGTGCGATTATACATCGCCAATGCGCCACCGATCAGAAGCAGCGAGATTGCCAAGATCGACAACGCTGAAACGGTACGAGAAGGCCCGGCGTCGGCGCTCTCTTTTTTCATCTGGTCGTCTGCGGCCAGAATACGGCGGGAAATTTCCGTGCGGACCCGTTCAGCGTCGGCCTCGCCAATGACCCCGCGCGCCAGATCCCGGTCCACACCGGCCAACTGTTCGCGATAAACCCGCAGATCGTAAGCCGCAGCGGGTTCATCCCCACGGCGTTTGCGCAGCAGAGTAAAGCTGAGAAAAGCTGCGATCAGCAGCGCGACAAGAAAAATCAGAACCCAGAACGTCATGGTCCCTCCGAGGATGCTGCCCTGACTTAGACCTGTGAGGCGTCCGACAAAAGGGACAAATGGCCGCGAATGAGCGACATGTCGCAATAGTGCTATATTGCGGCGTTGCACGGCAGGGCTAAAATGCACTCACACGGCATATCTGCGCCCAATCACCGAACCGGATGGATTCGCACATGAAACACTATTCAGCCTTTGCTGTGGCGCGGGAAGCTCTGCGCTATCACACCGGATGGGAGCGCGCCTGGCGCTCACCCGAACCCAAGAAGCGTTATGACGTCATCATCGTTGGTGCTGGCGGTCATGGTCTGGCGACCGCGTATTACCTTGGTAAGAACTACGGTATTCAGAATGTCGCGGTTATCGAAAAAGGCTGGCTGGGCGGTGGCAACACCGGCCGCAACACGACGATCATCCGCTCGAACTACCTGCAGGACCCGTCTGCCGCAATCTACGAGAAAGCGCGCAGCCTCTACGAGGACCTGAGCCAGGAGCTGAACTACAACATCATGTTCAGCCCGCGCGGTGTCATCATGTTGGCGCAGACCCAGCACGAGATCCGCGGCTATCAGCGAACGGCCCATGCCAACGCCCTGCAAGGCGTAAAGACTGAATGGATCGGTCCCGAACGCGTCAAGCAACTGGTGCCTATCATCAACCTGGACGGCCCCCGGTATCCGGTTCTGGGCGGCCTTTGGCAGGAACGCGGGGGCACTGCGCGCCATGATGCGGTGGCGTGGGGCTATGCGCGTGCCTGTTCGGCGATGGGTATGGATATCATCCAGCAATGCGAAGTCACCGGTATACGCTCGGATAAAGGTCGCGTCGTCGGGGTCGACACCACCAAGGGTGCCATCGATTGTGACAAGCTGGGCATCGTCGTCGCGGGCCATTCGGGTCAGTTGGCCGAGATGGCGGGCTTCCGTCTGCCGCTGGAAGCCGTTGCGTTGCAGGCGCTGGTATCGGAGCCCATCAAACCCTGCATGGATGTGGTTGTGATGGCCAACACCGTGCACGGCTACATGTCTCAGTCTGACAAGGGCGAGATGGTGATCGGCGGGGGAACCGACGGGTTCAACAACTTCACGCAGCGCGGGTCTTTCCATCATATTGAGGAAACGGTGCGGGCGCTTGTCGAAACCTTCCCAATGATTTCGCGCCTGAAGATGCTGCGTCAGTGGGGCGGGATCGTGGACATGACCGGTGACCGCTCGCCCATCCTGTCGAAAACGTCTTTGCAGGGCTGCTTTATCAATGGCGGCTGGGGCACCGGTGGCTTCAAGGCGATTCCGGGCTCGGGCTGGGGGATGGCGCAGTTGATGGCCACGGGACATTCACCGCTGACCGAAGCCTTCTCGCTGGACCGCTTCAAAGAGGGCCGCTTCATTGACGAAAGCGTCGCCGCCGGGGTGGCACACTAAGGGGGGTCCCCAAGGTGCCAGAAAACAGAATTCAGGTCGGCCCCCGCGCCGACCGACCGCCAAAAGGATGACAACATGCTAATCCTGAATTGCCCCTATTGCGGCGTAGACGCCGAAGAAACCGAACTGGCCGCTGGTGGTGAGGCGCATCTGAAGCGTTTCGGCCCGGGCTCGTCCGAAGACGAGTTCCACGACTACCTGTTCATGCGTGAAAACCCGAAGGGTGTTCACTTTGAACGCTGGCGGCACGCCAATGGCTGCGGCAAGTGGTTCCACGCCGCTCGCTGCACGCAGACACTCGAAGTGTTCGGCACCTATTCCGCGCAGGTCACCGAGCCGCCGCAAGACATCAAGGATGCCATCACCGCTAAACGGCCCGGCTGGACGTGGAGAGAGTTCTCCTGATGCTTCATCTTTTCAAAAATACTCCCGCCGGAGGTTTTGACGCCTCCACATGCGAAAGGTCAGCGACATGAGCACCCGTCTCGCAAAACAAGGCCGGCTGATTGACCGGTCGAAGAAAGTTACATTTACCTTTAACGGCACTTCTATGCAGGGTTACGAAGGCGATACGCTCGCCTCAGCGCTGCTGGCCAACGATCAGATGATGATGGGCCGGTCGTTCAAGTACCACCGTCCCCGCGGCGTTGTCGCCAGCGGCGCGGAAGAGCCGAACGCCCTTGTCGGTCTGGGACAGGGCAACCGGTTCGAGCCGAACCATCGCGCCACGACGACCGAGTTGTTCAACGGCTTGACCGCAATTTCACAGAACCATTGGCCAAGCCTTGAACATGATATCGGCGCGGTTAACACGGCGTTTGCCCGGTTTCTGCCGGCCGGATTCTACTACAAGACCTTCATCCACCCCAAGCCTTTCTGGAAACACGTCTACGAACCTTTCATCCGGCAGTCGGCGGGATTGGGCAAGGCGCCCGACAAGGACAACCGGGATGCCGACACTTATGAGCACTTCTACGCCTTTACAGATGTTTTGGTGATTGGTGGTGGTGTGGCTGGTTTGCAGGCGGCCAAGGCGGCGGCACAATCCGGTGCGAAGGTTCTGCTGATAGAGCAGACCGCGCATTGGGGCGGTCGCGCCCCGGTTGACGGAGGCACCGTCAATGGTGAGCCTGTGGATAAGTTCGTGGAACAATTGGTTTCCGAACTCGAAACAATGGACAACGTTATTATGCGCATACGCTGCATGGGAGCGGGTGTTTACGATCATGGTTATGTGTTGGGATACGAACGTCTGACGGACCACACGCCGGGCGTGCAGGGCCCGCGCCACCGCTTGTGGCGTATTCGTGCCAAGCAAATTGTGACGGCAACAGGTGCAATTGAAAGACCATTGTCCTTTGCTGGCAACGATGTTCCGGGTGTGATGCTGGCTGCGGCCATGCGCGATTATGTCGTGAACTGGGGGGTGACTCCGGGGGATCGTGTCATCGTCGCCACCAACAATGATGACGCTTACCGCACCGCGATTATCCTGAAACAGGCAGGTGTGGATGTTTTGCGTATTGTTGACGCACGGGCAACGGCTGGACCTTTGGCGGAAGAAGCCCGCCAGTTGGGTATCCGCGTCGATCCGGGCAAGGCCATTGCCAAAGTCAAAGGCGGCAAGCGCGTCAAAAAGGTTGCCATCTGCAATCAGGAAGGTGTCGGCGGCGCGCGTGAAGAGGTTGAGGCGGATGCGGTCGCCATGTCTGGTGGCTGGTCTCCGGTCGTGCACATGTGGTCCCATTGCGGAGGCAAGCTGATCTGGGACGACGCGAACGCGCATTTCCGGCCAGATCCTGAGCGTCCACCGCTGGGGGCCGACGGCAAGGGGTTCGTTGTTGCTGCTGGCGCGTCCAACGGTCCTCTGGCGTTGCAAGATGTACTGACAGACGCCCATGTCGCCGGTAAGGCCGCTGCCAAGGCGGCTGGCTTCAAACCCAAGAACACCAAGGCGCCCGCAGGTGAGACAACCGTCGAAGCGCCGATGGAAGCGGTTTGGCTCATGCCGGCAAATGCAGAAGTTCAATTGCGCATGAAGTCCTGGCTGGACTTCCAAAACGACGTCAAAGTTTCAGACGTCCAACTGGCTGCGCGCGAAGGGTATGAAAGCGTCGAACACACCAAGCGCTACACTACGCTGGGTATGGCAACTGATCAGGGTAAATTGAGCAACATCAACGGATTGGCAATCCTTGCTGATGCGCTGGAATCCGAAATCCCCAAGGTTGGCACAACGACCTTCCGCCCGCCCTATACGCCTATCTCGATGGGTGCGATCGGCGGTGAGGCACGGGGTGAGGTCTTTCAGCCAATCCGTCAGACACCGATGCACAACTGGCACGACAGGAACGGCGCCGACTGGGAGCCGGTTGGCCATTGGCGCCGTGCCTATGCCTATGTCCGCCCCGGTGAGTCTGTGCACGACGCGGTCAATCGCGAGGTCAAGAACACCCGCGAAAACCTCGGCCTGCTGGATGCCTCGACGTTGGGCAAACTGATCGTCAAAGGCCCGGATGCCGGCAAGTTCCTCGACATGATGTACACCAACATGATGTCCACGCTGAAGGTCGGCAAGTGTCGCTACGGTCTGATGTGTTCGGAAAACGGCTTTCTGATCGACGACGGCGTTGTCGCCCGAATCGACGAGGACACATGGCTGTGCCACACGACTACCGGCGGAGCCGAGCGCATCCATGGTCATATGGAAGAATGGCTTCAGACGGAATGGTGGG contains:
- a CDS encoding sarcosine oxidase subunit alpha family protein yields the protein MSTRLAKQGRLIDRSKKVTFTFNGTSMQGYEGDTLASALLANDQMMMGRSFKYHRPRGVVASGAEEPNALVGLGQGNRFEPNHRATTTELFNGLTAISQNHWPSLEHDIGAVNTAFARFLPAGFYYKTFIHPKPFWKHVYEPFIRQSAGLGKAPDKDNRDADTYEHFYAFTDVLVIGGGVAGLQAAKAAAQSGAKVLLIEQTAHWGGRAPVDGGTVNGEPVDKFVEQLVSELETMDNVIMRIRCMGAGVYDHGYVLGYERLTDHTPGVQGPRHRLWRIRAKQIVTATGAIERPLSFAGNDVPGVMLAAAMRDYVVNWGVTPGDRVIVATNNDDAYRTAIILKQAGVDVLRIVDARATAGPLAEEARQLGIRVDPGKAIAKVKGGKRVKKVAICNQEGVGGAREEVEADAVAMSGGWSPVVHMWSHCGGKLIWDDANAHFRPDPERPPLGADGKGFVVAAGASNGPLALQDVLTDAHVAGKAAAKAAGFKPKNTKAPAGETTVEAPMEAVWLMPANAEVQLRMKSWLDFQNDVKVSDVQLAAREGYESVEHTKRYTTLGMATDQGKLSNINGLAILADALESEIPKVGTTTFRPPYTPISMGAIGGEARGEVFQPIRQTPMHNWHDRNGADWEPVGHWRRAYAYVRPGESVHDAVNREVKNTRENLGLLDASTLGKLIVKGPDAGKFLDMMYTNMMSTLKVGKCRYGLMCSENGFLIDDGVVARIDEDTWLCHTTTGGAERIHGHMEEWLQTEWWDWKVYVANVTEQYAQVAVVGPNARKVLEKLGGMDVSKEALPFMEWRDGKIGDFVCRAYRISFSGELSYEIAVPASHGQAFWDALMEAGREFGVMPYGTECLHILRAEKGFIMIGDETDGTVIPQDLGLHWALSKKKEDYLGKRAHSRSHMADPERWKLVGLETVDGSVLPDGAYAVGEGVNANGQRNMIGRVTSTYYSANLDKGIAMGLIKHGPDRMGEIVEFPGTDGKTYKAKIVDPIFYDKDGEKQNV
- a CDS encoding sarcosine oxidase subunit delta, with translation MLILNCPYCGVDAEETELAAGGEAHLKRFGPGSSEDEFHDYLFMRENPKGVHFERWRHANGCGKWFHAARCTQTLEVFGTYSAQVTEPPQDIKDAITAKRPGWTWREFS
- a CDS encoding sarcosine oxidase subunit beta family protein, giving the protein MKHYSAFAVAREALRYHTGWERAWRSPEPKKRYDVIIVGAGGHGLATAYYLGKNYGIQNVAVIEKGWLGGGNTGRNTTIIRSNYLQDPSAAIYEKARSLYEDLSQELNYNIMFSPRGVIMLAQTQHEIRGYQRTAHANALQGVKTEWIGPERVKQLVPIINLDGPRYPVLGGLWQERGGTARHDAVAWGYARACSAMGMDIIQQCEVTGIRSDKGRVVGVDTTKGAIDCDKLGIVVAGHSGQLAEMAGFRLPLEAVALQALVSEPIKPCMDVVVMANTVHGYMSQSDKGEMVIGGGTDGFNNFTQRGSFHHIEETVRALVETFPMISRLKMLRQWGGIVDMTGDRSPILSKTSLQGCFINGGWGTGGFKAIPGSGWGMAQLMATGHSPLTEAFSLDRFKEGRFIDESVAAGVAH